In a single window of the Perca flavescens isolate YP-PL-M2 chromosome 18, PFLA_1.0, whole genome shotgun sequence genome:
- the LOC114573286 gene encoding thrombomodulin, giving the protein MHENLNGHSRGSKMKEVTGLFVFVLTFLAGRAGGIEPNSGYCIGTQCFTVSQEPSDFTAAQIQCRDLGGHLITVRSSVSHETVEILLGNSTGRFWIGLHRTSGCPDAAAALKGYQWVTEDSESDMFNWAPSFDSSCSSHRCVSVSQKDGLKWIQEPCEEHADGFLCEYSFTDPCKGLTVAVGETVTYRIPMGFVGEDVLSLPPGSTAIRMPAKTKYVCLSEQWLQAPWSCETHQGGCEYKCAVAPNDVPSCYCPPGQTINPANKVTCEASAEDPCLPLRCAHACYKKGESYACMCDHGFKLARDGRSCTDFTDCRDKRKCPGENFKCVSVTEGFQCVCKDGYKMSGGLCVDVDECASAPCEHHCTNSPGGYTCSCDDGYKEDPKSPDKCILHCGKEECVAECDPNDQFKCDCPDGYIIEEREDHSVCIDIDECSSSYCDNGCTNTFGSYVCTCPAGYKLVEESRCVKDDGATTPKMPTVSAAPYPEPTRQPSVVTVGGLVGIILCTVFVIVLVVFLAHHILSGRGKMESAGELKAPEGEARFTESDA; this is encoded by the coding sequence ATGCACGAGAACTTAAACGGACACAGCCGCGGTTCAAAAATGAAGGAAGTAACGGGactctttgtttttgtgttgactTTCCTGGCGGGCAGAGCCGGCGGGATAGAGCCGAATAGCGGATACTGCATCGGGACTCAGTGTTTCACTGTGTCCCAAGAACCCAGCGACTTCACAGCCGCGCAGATCCAATGCAGAGACCTGGGCGGCCACTTAATTACGGTGCGGTCGAGTGTATCCCATGAAACTGTTGAAATATTGTTGGGGAACTCGACGGGGCGCTTCTGGATCGGTTTACATCGAACGAGCGGCTGCCCAGACGCCGCTGCTGCGCTCAAAGGCTACCAGTGGGTGACCGAAGACAGCGAAAGTGACATGTTCAACTGGGCGCCGAGTTTTGACAGCAGCTGTTCTTCCCATCGCTGCGTCTCAGTTTCCCAAAAGGACGGCTTGAAATGGATCCAGGAGCCGTGCGAGGAACACGCGGACGGGTTTCTGTGCGAGTACAGTTTCACTGACCCGTGTAAAGGTCTAACGGTTGCAGTGGGCGAGACCGTCACATACAGGATCCCCATGGGGTTTGTGGGCGAGGATGTGCTATCTTTGCCGCCTGGGAGCACCGCTATCCGGATGCCGGCTAAGACTAAATACGTCTGCTTGTCGGAGCAGTGGCTGCAGGCGCCCTGGAGCTGCGAGACTCACCAAGGCGGGTGTGAGTACAAATGCGCAGTGGCTCCCAACGACGTGCCCTCGTGCTACTGCCCGCCGGGCCAAACGATCAACCCAGCGAATAAAGTCACCTGCGAAGCGAGCGCAGAGGATCCGTGTCTGCCTCTGCGCTGCGCGCACGCCTGCTACAAGAAAGGAGAGTCCtacgcgtgcatgtgtgaccaCGGCTTTAAGCTGGCGCGGGACGGCAGGTCGTGCACAGACTTCACCGACTGCAGGGACAAGCGCAAGTGTCCGGGGGAGAACTTCAAGTGCGTCAGCGTCACCGAAGGGTTTCAGTGCGTGTGCAAGGACGGATACAAGATGAGCGGCGGCCTGTGCGTTGACGTGGACGAGTGCGCGTCCGCTCCGTGCGAGCACCACTGCACCAACAGCCCTGGTGGCTACACGTGCTCTTGTGATGACGGATATAAAGAGGACCCAAAGTCACCTGATAAGTGTATTCTCCACTGTGGGAAGGAGGAATGCGTCGCCGAGTGCGACCCGAACGACCAGTTCAAGTGCGATTGCCCTGATGGTTATATAATAGAGGAAAGGGAGGACCATTCGGTTTGTATAGACATTGACGAGTGCTCTTCTTCTTATTGTGATAACGGTTGTACAAACACATTCGGCAGCTATGTGTGCACGTGCCCTGCTGGGTATAAATTAGTTGAAGAATCCCGGTGCGTAAAAGATGACGGGGCCACGACTCCGAAAATGCCCACAGTATCAGCCGCGCCGTATCCAGAGCCTACCCGGCAGCCGTCAGTGGTGACAGTGGGGGGTCTCGTGGGGATAATATTGTGCACCGTGTTTGTGATTGTGTTGGTGGTTTTTCTGGCTCATCACATCCTCAGCGGCAGAGGGAAGATGGAGAGCGCAGGCGAGCTCAAAGCTCCGGAGGGCGAAGCACGGTTTACAGAAAGTGATgcgtaa
- the LOC114573289 gene encoding thrombomodulin-like produces the protein MVSTTHALLIWVLFLCRLEETVQSQRGHCTGNQCFALVQEHGDFEEAQKSCKSSGGSLMFSSEHVEKLLKSPLRGSYWLRNSTDGSAEKHAAGGQTCRCISATEVRNFTVSWKPCLDALDGFLCQFVPFEQPCSGLHAAGDATVKYIYTPMDLELDESETFPPGTIAVAKKFDGKYPDSKHVCFESGWLKAPWICEVMGGGCEHKCSSTTQSCECPAGEILQPNNFTCTDSPYQSNPCTSNPCTGEGEECEVTPTGFTCTCKEGFVREDGECVDVTICEKCEHLMCDKSNGVYKCNCRNGFRVSSHDPTKCEMNCTAIDCLAECVYSNNSEPQCFCPDGYIQTQSPNSSTPFCTDIDECESGDYECDHQCENAFGSYRCLCNKGFKLDHINYNCVPEEDEYDGSGSTAPYPSPASPHPDTVVPSYIKTGSVMGIAVFVALCAVLLYFLIRNIVKRCGKFELSSFKHPDIDIFYLQQVTTETYKRISFDKQFKNDSPTIL, from the coding sequence ATGGTTTCTACGACTCACGCGCTGCTCATTTGGGTGCTTTTCCTCTGCAGGCTGGAGGAAACGGTTCAGTCTCAGCGGGGACATTGCACCGGGAATCAGTGTTTTGCACTTGTCCAGGAGCACGGGGACTTTGAAGAAGCACAGAAAAGCTGCAAGAGCTCCGGTGGGTCATTAATGTTCAGCTCGGAACACGTAGAGAAGCTGTTGAAGAGCCCGCTCCGCGGTAGTTACTGGCTGAGGAACAGCACCGACGGTTCGGCGGAGAAACATGCGGCGGGTGGCCAAACCTGCCGCTGCATCTCCGCGACGGAGGTACGGAACTTCACGGTGTCGTGGAAGCCGTGCCTAGACGCTCTGGACGGATTCCTGTGCCAGTTCGTCCCATTCGAGCAGCCTTGCAGTGGCTTGCATGCAGCCGGAGACGCGACGGTAAAGTACATCTACACGCCTATGGACTTGGAGCTGGACGAATCGGAAACGTTCCCCCCGGGAACCATCGCCGTGGCGAAAAAGTTCGACGGCAAATACCCGGACTCGAAGCATGTGTGCTTCGAGAGCGGTTGGCTGAAAGCTCCCTGGATATGCGAGGTGATGGGGGGCGGCTGCGAGCACAAGTGCAGCTCGACGACACAAAGCTGCGAGTGTCCCGCGGGGGAAATACTCCAACCCAACAACTTCACGTGCACTGACAGCCCGTACCAGTCAAACCCGTGCACGTCGAACCCGTGCACAGGTGAGGGCGAGGAGTGTGAAGTCACCCCGACAGGGTTCACTTGCACGTGCAAAGAGGGCTTCGTCCGCGAGGATGGAGAGTGCGTGGACGTTACAATCTGTGAAAAGTGTGAGCACCTGATGTGTGACAAATCCAATGGCGTTTATAAGTGCAATTGCCGGAATGGGTTCAGGGTTTCCTCCCATGACCCCACAAAGTGTGAGATGAACTGCACAGCGATAGACTGTCTGGCCGAATGCGTCTATAGTAATAACAGTGAGCCCCAGTGTTTCTGCCCCGATGGCTACATTCAAACCCAAAGCCCAAATAGCAGTACACCCTTCTGCACTGACATTGATGAATGTGAAAGTGGGGACTATGAATGTGATCACCAGTGTGAAAATGCATTCGGTAGTTACAGGTGTTTGTGCAATAAAGGGTTCAAGCTGGACCACATTAACTATAATTGTGTACCGGAAGAAGATGAATATGATGGATCAGGTTCAACTGCTCCATACCCCTCACCGGCTAGCCCCCACCCAGACACGGTAGTACCCTCTTATATTAAGACCGGTAGCGTCATGGGTATCGCCGTGTTCGTGGCGCTGTGTGCGGTGCTGCTGTATTTCCTGATCCGAAACATAGTCAAGCGTTGCGGCAAATTTGAGCTTTCGTCCTTCAAACACCCAGATATCGATATTTTCTATCTGCAGCAGGTGACCACCGAGACGTATAAGAGGATATCCTTCGACAAACAGTTTAAAAATGACTCACCGACGATACTTTAA